One segment of Ziziphus jujuba cultivar Dongzao chromosome 12, ASM3175591v1 DNA contains the following:
- the LOC125418509 gene encoding uncharacterized protein LOC125418509, with amino-acid sequence MTSTAKCSKSSSSSSSPWKHDVFLSFRGEDTRTGFTDHLYHALDGKAIDTFRDTEGLVRGEAISPALLKGIEESRFAIIVLSEKYATSSWCLEEVAEIVKCHRVRGQTIIPVFYHVEPNRVRNQTGTFGEPFTHKHKDQDVNRVNRWREALSLVANIHPCWELDDGLYVILHLINFLINFIPHDSVVIEEIVNKIFKELYQIASKDFVGIDSRIKKIQKLLDKCPSDDVCTMGIWGIAGVGKTTLARAFYQTVCDKFEASAFIGNMREEYEKNGMVHLQKRLHQILFNDDEGIYDDHMVTNILSQRLHSKKVLIILDDVDKLEQIEGLVGNWKNHYNWLGGGSRVIVTTRNNHLLMNYGQNYIYEVDKLNDEEALELLQQRAFDENGALDIQYRELSIQVVEYANGHPLTLDVLSPYLKGKTADEWSNILDELKKYPDDEPIHRTLQVSYNGLEKKEKEIFLDIACFFKGEDLYRVKKILDSCRFYPTIGLRVLLEKCFITIASDKLWMHDMLQEFGHEIVCQESSDMLGKRSRLWNHKDARDVLENCKGTKVVQGIFLSLPKNEELHMSEEKKMLEMRKLRLLKIHNVRNFSESEYFSNKLRVLEWHQYPLISMPSSFQPKNLVELNMSDSRIERLWDKETTLSLDKLILLDLRNCEYLVESPDFSTFPNLERLILEGCKRISKIHPTIKELKGLKLLNLKGCESLDSLPQGICFNFLEIFILTGCKELDRFPEIVGDMNCLIQLFLDGTAIKELPTSLERLSNLKLLELRECKNLLSLPDLVCSLTSLEGLSIGGCSMINQLPENIGSLEKLEQLHACRTAIRKAPSSIVLLKNLKKLCFFQCGGVADGSSSQCSSESNISFQLPKSFSGLSSLTSLDLTECNLVQGAIPEDISCLSLLESLILGGNNFTSLPDSISQLSKLRRLNVDNCSKLQSLPKLPLNVKHVQANNCPMLNDHMTIWPSDEGFSFIDSRGSEGANGSLTHHPLPMPEEHIYKLFPKFIQDRIYHEESVELRFPFSRIPDWCSRWNKGSSIRIRLPEKDCSQMWIGFALFVVVLIKKLETFDDVRYDTFCHFYTDEGCLENPRKIESFSGFKVGSHGLCVYVPKTRFANQLDKASHIIASISTNRPDVEVKICGLHIIFNKDVPKFTQDLADTCNEHLNLTSIKHYKHILDEASKLDVVLKPQSHRRSRHQVIATAHPDSPLRKDLQSLLSIMYQGCHARNRPLFFDFPMKGFAFEWYFHHSVGRTVVCYLPTNLFDDKQWVGFGLYARLTRNNLSRSETTRPLLYIDLHTHGSSISHVKTFIVHVCSFPHHFLVFHAPRLNFEEELNQCWGVSALFRTSTPDVEVKMCGIRVVYEEDLASVVDMVTEIELNRVADDEHSQQRCYQSYSELMEQFLNSVESDKVETRKEEMRNIHSSTFSFESEYESLRTNKFLSSIQPVDEYVSATAYEKSIPSESFVAHSKTFFESTYQGINANMTGTSSSRDSEKGLIHLQIMAESLLHENDWLTWKNNLEDFLQTSYNVIITLSLKGHIISLVKPFHPLLPYNICFPLKETLEWFKGWKVNMRRMGVKLPPNLNADNNWRGIAICASFSVYGNPYAISDSDNDFFRLLCHLRTDIRQCLNPVPMFRITKDKFKWLFVHGFIWLTYIPSCVLLAELNGQDSEILVEIFNECPGLLAQGVAVRLLYEQDVEEFRKSIIKCTSSFFDNNQDLIRQFVDHENEIPSSEMSYFFKQPTYLHGLDFDRDTLMLSCCPPTEILEWFTHHTSGPSVIIQLPPYLCRDATWIGLALCAYFSDHEHTIEFDPEIPHYLACHLETDRVSLDPLHKNFHMLHDVEFMWLSLIPRIWFGDQLNNCNLIEASFVSERGGWGAHKCGLRLIYLHDEEEFKQTINHCMASTYDDPDGQEGCSKSGSSIIHDPQQTNRSDKIHVELLQCRLPVTINKDVPKFSQDLDDASSTKHPDLTSVEHYLHLLEKESELLERSSDVKVLESHHPPVTHSLRSAHRPTNQLRRDLEALFSRVFFEGSLYARNIPIPFSFSSTEFAFGWFFHQSVGRFVVCYLPANLLDDKSWVGFSLCAALRLCPSDLDNNHLDSGSPLLLHIDFHSHGSSVSHIRTISDLPISYYSHQTILFSAPRGCFKKDQLNQCWGVSALFRTSTPNLEVETCGIRAVYDQDMGTVNEMIAECQLSFPNEDQECYQAYEFLVQGIISAYHSVKPVTRNEEIPIHSSYSSERDYESNMFLSSTQPVDKEISSAYKELSIPLDPVVVHSKQQFLESSSYKLFAESTSRDSKLGIIHLQIMAESSLFENDFVRWKNNLENFLQRHSSFFIIITLSLKGQIISVFKPFETCSTYNLCFPRKEILEWFKDYQVSKRTFAIKLPPNLKTDKNWLGVAVCVAFSVNEHPNLILDEELEVSFRVLCHMHTDQGCCLDLAPVFHVTKDKFKWSYVGGFIWLTYIPSSLLLPELKGQSYIVIDIYSECPGVLTKNLGVRLLYEQDVEEFKQSISKCLTGFLDNLDTISKFMGDGNEKSPCRADELGSSSKNSKGCVVTQPENVTAEPTLPGKTGMAFDRDMIYNSCFPPTEILDWFIHHGSGPSAEIQLPSDLYDGDWLGVALCAYFTYDEHPSTFIDNVDPEIPQFLICNFGLDTLHLYQMTNEEVKKINGEFIWLSYIPRLWFSDQWKHSSLVEASFASDIGGLLAQKCGFRLLHRHDEEEFKRTISYCMASMIENKDPVSHVKADNEGNKKVLDDGHDPQHERLEGAGNSNPIDKGKQVIE; translated from the exons ATGACCAGCACAGCAAAATgttcaaaatcatcatcttcatcatcatcaccatggaAACATGATGTGTTCCTGAGTTTCAGAGGTGAGGACACCCGTACAGGCTTCACAGACCATCTGTACCATGCTTTGGATGGGAAAGCAATTGACACCTTCAGGGATACTGAAGGCCTTGTGAGGGGAGAAGCCATTTCACCAGCACTCTTGAAAGGAATTGAAGAATCAAGATTTGCAATCATCGTCCTTTCAGAGAAGTATGCTACTTCATCATGGTGCCTGGAAGAAGTTGCAGAGATTGTTAAATGCCATCGAGTTCGGGGACAGACGATTATTCCAGTTTTCTACCATGTCGAACCAAACCGTGTGAGAAATCAGACTGGGACATTTGGGGAGCCCTTTACTCATAAACATAAGGACCAAGATGTGAATAGGGTTAACCGATGGAGGGAGGCTCTGTCTCTGGTGGCCAATATTCATCCATGCTGGGAATTGGACGACGGCCTGTATGTAATTCTCCATTTGATTaacttcttaattaattttatacc GCATGATTCAGTTGTTATAGAGGAAATTGTTAATAAGATTTTCAAAGAACTATATCAAATAGCTTCAAAGGACTTTGTTGGCATTGATTCTCGTATAAAGAAAATTCAGAAGCTATTGGACAAATGCCCGTCGGATGATGTTTGTACCATGGGGATATGGGGCATCGCAGGTGTTGGTAAAACAACTCTAGCTCGTGCATTTTATCAAACGGTGTGTGACAAATTTGAAGCTAGTGCTTTCATTGGCAACATGAGAGaggaatatgaaaaaaatggCATGGTTCACTTACAAAAGCGTCTTCACCAAATCTTATTCAATGATGATGAAGGTATATATGATGATCATATGGTAACCAATATATTAAGCCAAAGATTGCATTCCAAAAAGGTGCTTATCATTCTAGATGATGTTGATAAATTGGAGCAAATAGAAGGTCTAGTTGGAAATTGGAAAAACCACTATAATTGGTTAGGTGGAGGGAGTAGAGTCATTGTGACTACTAGAAATAATCACTTGCTAATGAACTATGGACAAAATTACATCTATGAGGTTGATAAACTGAATGATGAGGAAGCTCTTGAACTCTTACAACAAAGAGCCTTCGACGAAAATGGTGCTTTAGATATTCAGTATAGAGAGTTGTCCATTCAAGTTGTGGAATATGCTAATGGTCATCCTTTAACTCTTGATGTTTTGAGTCCGTACTTGAAAGGGAAAACAGCAGATGAATGGTCAAACATATTGGATGAACTAAAGAAATATCCTGATGATGAACCAATTCATCGTACTCTTCAAGTAAGTTATAATGGATTAGAGAAAAAGGAGAAGgaaatatttttggatatagCATGTTTCTTCAAAGGAGAGGATCTATATCGTGTGAAAAAGATATTAGATAGTTGTAGGTTTTATCCTACAATTGGTTTAAGAGTGCTTTTGGAAAAATGCTTTATAACTATCGCAAGTGACAAGCTTTGGATGCATGATATGCTACAAGAATTTGGTCATGAGATTGTTTGTCAAGAATCCTCAGACATGCTGGGCAAAAGAAGCAGGCTCTGGAATCATAAGGATGCACGTGATGTGCTTGAAAACTGTAAG GGAACAAAAGTTGTTCAAGGTATATTCCTTAGTTTGCCTAAAAATGAAGAACTGCACATGAGTGAGGAGAAAAAAATGTTAGAAATGAGAAAGCTACGACTATTGAAGATTCATAATGTGCGCAACTTTTCTGAAAGTGAATACTTTTCAAATAAGTTACGTGTTTTGGAATGGCATCAATATCCTCTCATCTCCATGCCATCGAGTTTTCAACCCAAAAATCTGGTTGAGCTCAACATGTCCGATAGCCGTATTGAACGACTATGGGATAAGGAGACCACA ctttcttTGGACAAGTTAATATTACTGGATCTTAGGAATTGCGAGTACTTGGTCGAATCCCCTGACTTCAGCACATTCCCCAATCTTGAGAGGCTGATTCTTGAAGGTTGTAAAAGGATATCAAAAATTCATCCGACAATCAAAGAGCTCAAAGGACTCAAGTTGTTGAACTTGAAAGGTTGTGAATCTCTTGACAGTCTTCCGCAAGGCATCTGCTTCAACTTCCTTGAGATTTTTATTCTTACGGGATGTAAAGAACTTGATAGATTTCCGGAAATTGTGGGAGATATGAATTGTTTGATACAACTTTTTTTGGATGGGACTGCTATAAAGGAATTGCCAACATCACTGGAGCGCTTAAGCAACCTTAAGTTATTGGAACTTAGAGAATGCAAGAACCTTTTGAGTCTTCCAGATTTGGTTTGTAGTTTGACATCTCTAGAAGGACTTAGCATTGGAGGCTGCTCAATGATCAACCAACTGCCAGAAAACATTGGGAGCTTGGAAAAATTGGAGCAACTTCATGCATGTAGAACTGCTATAAGGAAAGCGCCTTCCTCCATTGTACTTCTGAAGAACCTTAAAAAACTCTGTTTCTTCCAATGTGGGGGTGTGGCAGACGGATCCTCATCTCAATGTTCATCAGAATCCAATATCAGTTTCCAGTTGCCTAAGTCATTCTCTGGTTTAAGCTCTTTGACATCTTTAGATCTAACTGAATGCAATCTTGTACAAGGAGCAATCCCTGAAGACATTAGTTGTTTGTCATTACTGGAGAGTTTAATATTGGGTGGAAACAACTTCACGAGCTTACCGGATAGCATCTCTCAGCTTTCTAAGCTTAGACGTCTCAATGTGGATAATTGTAGCAAGCTTCAATCATTGCCAAAACTTCCATTAAATGTAAAACATGTACAGGCAAATAATTGTCCTATGCTAAATGATCATATGACAATATGGCCTTCTGATGAGGGATTCAGTTTCATTGATTCTCGCGGATCAGAAGGGGCTAATGGATCTCTTACACATCACCCTCTTCCAATGCCCGAAGAACATATCTATAAACTCTTTCCTAAATTCATTCAG gATCGAATTTATCACGAAGAAAGCGTGGAACTTCGTTTTCCTTTTTCAAGAATTCCAGACTGGTGCAGCCGTTGGAATAAAGGGTCTTCTATAAGAATCAGACTACCTGAAAAAGATTGCAGCCAAATGTGGATTGGATTTGCTCTGTTTGTTGTTGTCCTAATCAAGAAACTAGAAACCTTTGATGATGTTCGGTATGATACTTTCTGTCATTTTTACACTGATGAAGGTTGTCTCGAAAATCCCCGAAAGATAGAAAGCTTCAGTGGCTTCAAGGTTGGGTCTCATGGACTTTGTGTCTATGTGCCAAAGACAAGGTTTGCAAATCAATTGGACAAAGCAAGTCATATCATAGCTTCAATTTCAACAAACAGACCGGATGTGGAGGTGAAAATTTGTGGGCTGCATATAATATTTAACAAAGATGTGCCAAAGTTTACTCAAGATTTAGCTGACACTTGTAATGAACACCTAAACTTGACATCTATAAAACATTACAAGCATATACTAGATGAGGCAAGTAAATTGGATGTTGTCTTAAAACCTCAATCCCATCGACGTTCCAGACATCAAGTCATAGCAACAGCTCACCCTGACAGCCCACTGAGAAAAGATCTACAATCATTGCTTTCAATAATGTATCAG GGATGCCATGCACGTAACAGACCTTTGTTTTTTGATTTCCCTATGAAAGGATTTGCGTTTGAATGGTATTTTCATCATAGTGTGGGACGCACTGTAGTTTGTTATCTTCCTACAAACTTATTTGATGACAAGCAATGGGTTGGATTTGGTTTATATGCTAGACTTACAAGGAATAATCTATCTCGCTCAGAAACTACTCGTCCTTTGCTTTATATTGATTTGCACACCCATGGAAGTAGCATTTCACATGTAAAAACGTTTATTGTCCACGTTTGCTCTTTTCCACatcattttcttgtatttcATGCACCCCGATTGAATTTCGAAGAAGAGCTGAATCAATGTTGGGGAGTCAGTGCTTTGTTTAGGACCAGTACCCCAGATGTGGAGGTAAAAATGTGCGGGATTCGAGTAGTATACGAGGAAGATTTGGCAAGTGTAGTAGACATGGTGACTGAGATTGAATTAAATAGGGTAGCCGATGATGAACATAGTCAACAAAGGTGTTACCAATCATACAGTGAGTTGATGGAACAATTCCTTAATTCAGTTGAGTCCGATAAGGTCGAGACAAGGAAAGAAGAAATGCGTAATATTCATTCTAGTACTTTCTCCTTTGAAAG TGAGTACGAGTCCTTGCGGACGAACAAGTTTTTGTCAAGTATTCAACCTGTTGACGAATACGTTTCAGCTACTGCATATGAGAAATCTATTCCGTCTGAATCTTTTGTAGCCCACTCAAAAACTTTTTTCGAATCTACATATCAAGGGATTAATGCAAATATGACTGGTACTTCAAGTTCAAGAGATTCAGAGAAAGGTTTGATTCATTTACAGATAATGGCAGAGAGTTTGCTTCATGAAAATGATTGGCTAACTTGGAAAAACAATCTTGAAGATTTCCTTCAGACAAGCTATAACGTCATCATTACTCTCAGTCTCAAGGGACATATTATTTCTCTTGTGAAACCTTTTCATCCTTTGTTGCCATACAATATATGCTTTCCTCTAAAGGAAACTCTGGAGTGGTTTAAAGGTTGGAAAGTTAACATGCGAAGGATGGGGGTTAAACTACCGCCGAATCTCAATGCTGATAATAATTGGAGAGGGATTGCTATATGTGCTTCCTTTTCAGTATACGGGAATCCATATGCTATCTCTGACTCTGACAATGACTTTTTCAGACTTCTTTGTCATTTGAGAACGGATATAAGACAATGTTTAAATCCTGTCCCCATGTTTCGCATCACAAAAGACAAATTCAAGTGGTTATTTGTACATGGATTCATTTGGCTAACCTACATTCCTAGTTGTGTGTTGCTTGCAGAATTGAATGGGCAGGACTCCGAAATACTTGTTGAAATCTTTAATGAGTGTCCAGGTCTACTTGCACAGGGTGTAGCAGTTCGGCTCTTGTACGAGCAAGACGTGGAAGAATTTAGAAAATCAATAATCAAATGCACCTCATCATTCTTTGACAATAACCAGGACCTCATCCGGCAATTTGTGGACCATGAAAATGAAATCCCATCTAGTGAAATGAGCTATTTTTTTAAGCAGCCCACTTATCTGCATGGACTG GACTTTGATCGAGACACACTAATGCTATCATGTTGCCCTCCTACTGAAATTCTAGAGTGGTTCACCCATCATACTAGTGGCCCTTCAGTGATAATCCAGCTACCGCCATATCTATGTAGGGATGCTACTTGGATAGGATTGGCGCTATGTGCTTACTTTTCAGaccatgagcatacaattgagTTCGATCCTGAAATTCCTCACTACCTTGCTTGCCACTTGGAAACTGACAGAGTTAGTCTGGACCCCCTGCATAAGAACTTCCACATGTTACATGATGTAGAATTCATGTGGCTGTCCTTAATACCGCGTATCTGGTTTGGAGATCAGCTGAACAACTGCAATCTCATTGAGGCTTCATTTGTAAGCGAGAGAGGAGGCTGGGGGGCTCATAAGTGTGGTCTCCGACTTATATATCTGCATGATGAGGAAGAGTTTAAGCAGACAATAAATCATTGCATGGCCTCGACGTACGATGATCCAGATGGTCAGGAAGGGTGTAGCAAATCTGGCAGCAGTATTATCCATGATCCACAACAAACAAATAGATCGGATAAGATCCATGTGGAGCTTTTACAATGTCGTCTGCCTGTAACAATCAACAAAGATGTGCCAAAGTTTAGTCAAGATTTAGATGATGCATCATCTACTAAACACCCAGACTTGACATCTGTCGAACATTACTTGCATTTACTAGAGAAAGAAAGTGAATTATTGGAAAGATCCAGTGATGTCAAGGTACTCGAATCCCATCATCCTCCTGTAACTCATTCCTTGAGAAGTGCACATCGACCTACGAACCAGCTGAGAAGAGATCTAGAAGCCTTATTTTCAAGAGTGTTTTTTGAG GGATCATTGTATGCACGCAACATTCCTATTCCTTTTAGTTTTTCTTCAACAGAATTTGCATTCGGTTGGTTCTTCCACCAAAGTGTGGGGCGCTTCGTAGTTTGCTATCTTCCTGCAAACTTACTGGATGACAAGTCATGGGTAGGATTTAGCCTGTGTGCTGCACTTAGATTGTGTCCGTCTGATTTGGATAACAACCATTTGGATTCGGGATCTCCTCTTTTGCTTCATATAGACTTTCATTCCCATGGAAGTAGTGTTTCACATATAAGAACGATTAGTGATCTCCCCATTTCGTATTATTCACACCAGACTATTCTATTTAGTGCACCTCGAGGGTGTTTCAAAAAAGATCAGTTGAATCAATGTTGGGGAGTAAGCGCTTTGTTTAGAACCAGCACCCCAAATTTGGAGGTCGAAACGTGTGGGATCCGTGCAGTATATGATCAAGATATGGGAACTGTAAATGAAATGATAGCCGAGTGTCAGTTGAGCTTTCCAAATGAGGACCAAGAATGCTACCAAGCATATGAATTTTTGGTACAGGGTATCATCAGCGCATATCACTCTGTTAAGCCCGTGACAAGGAATGAAGAAATTCCCATCCATTCTAGTTACTCCTCTGAaag GGATTACGAATCCAACATGTTCCTGTCAAGTACTCAACCTGTTGACAAAGAAATTTCAAGTGCATATAAGGAACTTTCTATTCCACTTGACCCCGTTGTTGTCCACTCCAAACAACAGTTTTTGGAATCTTCTTCTTACAAACTGTTTGCAGAAAGCACTTCAAGAGATTCAAAGCTTGGTATAATTCATTTACAGATAATGGCAGAGTCTTCactttttgaaaatgatttcgTAAGGTGGAAAAATAATCTGGAGAATTTCCTTCAACGTCATTCTAGCTTTTTCATCATCATTACTCTCAGCCTTAAAGGACAGATCATTTCTGTTTTTAAGCCTTTTGAAACTTGTTCGACATACAATTTATGTTTCCCGCGGAAGGAAATTCTGGAGTGGTTTAAAGATTATCAAGTCAGCAAGCGAACATTCGCAATCAAATTACCACCAAATCTCAAAACTGACAAAAATTGGTTGGGGGTCGCTGTATGTGTGGCTTTTTCAGTGAACGAGCATCCAAATTTGATCCTTGACGAGGAGTTAGAAGTCTCATTTAGAGTTTTATGTCATATGCATACGGATCAAGGCTGCTGTTTGGATCTTGCCCCCGTGTTTCACGTCACCAAAGACAAATTCAAGTGGTCATATGTAGGTGGGTTCATTTGGCTAACCTACATTCCCAGTTCTTTGTTGCTTCCTGAGTTGAAAGGCCAAAGCTACATAGTGATTGATATCTACAGCGAGTGCCCTGGCGTGCTTACCAAGAATCTCGGGGTCCGTCTCTTGTACGAACAAGATGTGGAAGAATTCAAACAATCAATAAGCAAATGCCTGACAGGGTTCCTTGACAATTTGGATACCATTTCTAAATTTATGGGCGATGGAAATGAGAAAAGCCCCTGTCGTGCTGATGAGTTGGGAAGCAGCAGTAAAAATAGCAAAGGTTGTGTTGTTACTCAACCAGAAAATGTGACAGCTGAACCCACTTTGCCAGGCAAAACTGGCATG GCCTTCGATCGAGACATGATATATAACTCATGCTTCCCTCCTACTGAAATTCTAGACTGGTTCATCCATCACGGCAGTGGTCCTTCAGCCGAAATCCAACTACCATCAGATCTATATGATGGTGATTGGCTAGGAGTGGCTCTTTGTGCATATTTTACATATGATGAGCATCCAAGTACCTTTATTGATAATGTTGATCCAGAAATTCCTCAGTTCCTTATTTGTAACTTTGGTTTGGATACTCTGCATCTTTATCAAATGACCAATGAAGAAGTCAAGAAGATAAATGGAGAATTCATATGGCTGTCCTATATACCACGGCTCTGGTTTTCAGATCAGTGGAAGCACTCCAGTCTTGTTGAGGCTTCATTTGCAAGCGACATAGGAGGCTTACTGGCTCAAAAGTGCGGTTTTCGTCTTCTGCACAGACATGATGAGGAGGAGTTTAAGCGTACAATAAGCTACTGCATGGCCTCcatgattgaaaataaagatcCAGTCTCTCATGTTAAGGCTGATAACGAGGGAAACAAGAAGGTGTTGGATGATGGTCATGACCCGCAACATGAAAGACTGGAAGGAGCTGGCAACTCTAACCCCATCGATAAAGGTAAACAAGTTATTGAATAA